Within Streptomyces sp. NBC_00704, the genomic segment GGACCCATGCCGACCCAGAAACGCCTCGCCGGCTCGTTCACGGCGCTCGATTTCCAGCTGGTCCTGCTGCGCCGCATGGCCGACCACAACCCGGATCTGGTGGAGGACGCCCGCCATGGCCTGGGCGTCTCCCTGACGCAGATGAGGGAGGCCAACAAGCGCTGGCAGGCGATGGTCCACTCCCCGCACACCAGAGGAACGCTCGCCCGCTACCGCTCCGTCCTCGGCGAACCCGAGGCCAGAGCCGCCCGCCGGGTCGGCGACCTCGACTGCGAGGCCTGGCTGTGGCCGGTCTCGCTCTGGCCCGACCTGCGCTTCGAGGTGCTGCTCGCCCCGACCGGCGCCGTCTGGAACGAGTGGCTGGTGCGCGCCCCGGGGGCCCTGCCGCCGTCCCTGAGCACCCTCGACGACCTCACGCCCTGGTCCTGCACGATCGACGAGGCCGCCCTCGCCTTCGCCCCGGCCCGCCCCCTGGAGGGCACGGCCCCCAACCGCTGGGGGCTGGCGTTCACCGCTGCGGACGGCCAGGGCGTGCGCCGGGAGGTGGTCGCCGAGTTCACCTGGGGACTGCTCCAGCGCACCGCCACGAGGGACTGAGGCCGGGACGGACGCCGGTGGACGCCGCCGGTGGCGCCCGGTGGCGCCCGGTGACGGCTGGTGGGCGGGACGCCTTCGGTCAGCGGGCCTCGGCCTCGGCCGCGGCCGCCAGGATCTCCGTGACGACCTTCGGGGTCGATTCCGGGTGCAGGAACAGGAAGAGGTTCGGCTCGACCAGTTCCAGCTCCATCACCCGCGGCCGCCCGTCGTCGCCGTCCACCAGGTCGACGCGGGCGTAGAGCAGCTCCGGCGCGTCGGGGACGGCGGCCAGGGCGCGCTCGGCGACGGCGAGTTCGGCCGCGGTCGGCGTCCAGGGCTCCAGCCCGGGATGGGCGACCTTCTCCGCGTCGAAGGCGGTGTCCGGGGCCAGCACGGCCCGCTTGCGGCTCGCGTGCAGGAGGCGGCCGCCGAAGAACTGCAGGGCGCGCTCGCCGCCGGTGTCGATGGCGCGCAGGTACGGCTGCACCATCGCCGTCAGCCCCTCGGCGTGCATCCGTGCGAGATGGTCCAGGGCCCGTTCGTGCCCCTCGGGGGTGTAGCGGGCGGCATACCGGGCGCCGGCGCCCGAGGCGGGCTTGATCACGTACTCGCCGGCGTCGGGCAGCTCGGCCGGCTCGCCGGGCGCGAGGTAGCGCGTCGGCACGGTCGGCACCCCGGCCGCCGCCAGCTCGCCGAGGTACCGCTTGTCGGTGTTCCAGCGCACCACGCCGACCGGGTTGGCCAGCCGCGTGACGGAGGCGACCTTGTGCGCCCACGCCGTGAACTCGTCCGCACGCCAGCTGTAGTCCCAGGTGGAGCGGATGACGACGAGGTCGTAGGAGGCCCAGTCCACGTCGGCGTCGTCCCAGAAGACGCCGTCCGCCTCCGCGCCGGCCTCGCGCAGCGCCTCCAGCAGCACCGGGAGATCGGCGTCCTTCCCGGCCTGCGGCCGCGGGTCGTAGGTGGCTAGCGCGACACGGGCCACGACGGGACTCCTTCTTCGTGCGACTGTCCGATCATCGGAAGGCTAACAAGGGCGGTGGCACAGTGATCCGGATCAATCCCGCGCTCGGCCCGATCGCCCGCGCGGCGGGGTAGGAAGGTTCCTGTCGTGCTCGTTCCGCCGTTCGCAAGGAGTGCCCGCGTGCCCCCTCTCTTCCCGGCCCTGACGGACGATCCGTCCGCCCGCCCCGCCCTGCGGTTCGGGGCGCGCTCCCTGACGTACGCCCAGCTCGCGGCCGCGGCCGGCGCCGTCGCCGGGCGGGTGCGGGGAGCGGAGAGGGTCGCGGTGTGGGCGACTCCGTCGCTGGAGACCGCCGTCGCCGTGGTGGGGGTGCTGCTGGCCGGGGTCGCCGCGGTGCCGCTGAATCCGAAGTCGGGCGACAAGGAGCTGGGGCACATCCTGACCGACAGCGCACCCGCCCTGGTGCTGGCGGCCCCGGACGCGGAACTGCCCGCCCCGCTGCGCGACCTGCGGCGCGTGGACGTCGAGGTCGAGGCGGAGGCCGACGGCGGCGACGACGGCAAGGGCGACGGCAACGGCGCTTCCGGTGCGGGCGTCGGTGTCGATGCCGGTGCCGGTGTGGGCGGGGGGCCGGGTGCGCGGGCCGGTGCGGCCGTCGGCGGGGAGGAGCCCGCCCTCGTCGTGTACACCTCCGGCACCACCGGACCGCCCAAGGGCGCGGTCATCCCGCGTCGGGCGATCGTCGCCACCCTGGACGCGCTCGCGGACGCCTGGCAGTGGACCGAGGACGACGTCCTCGTGCACGGGCTGCCGCTGTTCCACGTCCACGGGCTGGTCCTGGGCGTCCTCGGGCCGCTGCGCCGAGGCGGGTCCGTGCGGCATCTCGGGCGGTTCGACCCGCAGGGCGTGAGCCGGGAGCTGAGCGGCGGCGCGACCATGCTGTTCGGGGTGCCGACGATGTACCACCGCATCGCCGAGGCGCTGCCCGGCGACCCGGCGCTGGCCGAGGCGCTCGCCGGGGCCCGGCTGCTGGTGTCGGGGTCGGCGGCGCTGCCCGTGCACGACCACGAGCGGATCGCGGCGGCGACCGGACGGCGGGTCGTCGAGCGGTACGGCATGACGGAGACGCTGATGAACACCGCCGTGCGGGCCGACGGCGAGGCCCGGGCCGGGACCGTCGGACTGCCGCTGCCGGGTGTGGAGCTGCGGCTGGTGGAGGACGACGGGTCGGTCCTGGACGCCCTCGACGGGGAGAGCGTCGGGGAGATCCAGGTGCGCGGCGCGAACCTGTTCACCGAGTACCTCAACCGGCCGGACGCGACGGCCGCCGCCTTCACCACCGACGGCTGGTTCCGCACCGGCGACGTGGCCGTGCGCGACCCCGACGGGTACGTCCGCATCGTGGGCCGCAAGGCCACCGACCTGATCAAGAGCGGCGGGTACAAGATCGGGGCCGGGGAGATCGAGAACGCGCTGCTGGAGCATCCGGGGGTGCGGGAGGCCGCCGTCACCGGCGAACCGGACGCCGACCTCGGGGAGCGGATCGTCGCGTGGGTCGTGCCCGCCGACCCACAGTCGCCGCCTGCGGAAGGGGAGTTGGCCGACCACGTGGCCCGGCGGCTCGCGCCGCACAAGCGGCCCCGTACGGTGCGCTACCTCGACGCGCTGCCCCGCAACGACATGGGCAAGATCATGAAGCGGGCGCTGCCGGCATGACGACGGGACGTGTGAGCGCACGTGAGGTGATCGCCCTCGTCGCCGACGACTTCGTCCCGCTCCCGCACGAGGAGCGGCCGTCCGGCCCCGACGCCCCCCTGGGCTGGCCCGGCTACGACGCCGCCCGTGCGCGCGCGGCCGAACGCACCGGTGAGTCGGAGTCCGTCGTGTGCGGCGCGGCGACCGTGGCGGGCGTCCGGGCGGTCCTGATCGCCTTCGAGTTCGGCTTCCTGGGCGGCTCGCTGGGCGAGCGCACCGGCGACCGGCTGGTCGCGGCGTACACGTACGCCCGTGAACACCGCCTGCCCGTCGTGCCGTTGGTCGCCACCGGCGGCAGCCGCATGCAGGAGGGCATGCTCGCGCTCACCCAGCTCCAGCGGGTGGCACGGGAGTCGGCGCTCACCAGGGAGGCGGGCCTGCCGCAGGTGGCGGTCCTGCGCGATCCCACGACCGGCGGCGGCTGGGCCACCCTGGGCGCGGGCGCCGACGTGGTGCTGGCGCTGCCGGGCGCCCAGGTCGGCTTCGCCGGCTCACGGGTGCGCCCGCCGGACGCGGACCCGGCCGCCTACACGGCGGAGGCGCAGGTCGCCGCGGGCGCGGCGGACGCGGTGGTGCCCGCGGCGGAGCTGCGGGACGTACTGGGCCTGTGGCTGCGCCTCCTGACCGACTGCCGGACGCCGGCGGACGGCAGTCCACCGCTCGACGGCGGCCCGGCGGCCGACGCCGGTTCGACGGCCGACGCCGGTTCGGCAGCCGACGCCGGTTCGGCGGCCGACGGCGGCCCGGCAGCCGACGCCGGTTCGACAGCCGACGCCGGTTCGACAGCCGACGCCGGTTCGGCGGCCGACGGCGGCCCGGCAGCCGACGCCGGTTCGACGGCCGACGGGGACTCGCGAACCGACGAGGGCTCGAGAACCGAAAGCGGCCCGGTGGACGACAAGGGCCCGGCAACCGGCGGCAGTTCGGCGCCCCACGCCGGTTCGCCGCCCGACGCCAGTCCGCCACCCGACGCCAGTCCGTCACCCGACGCCGGCCCGTCACCCGACAACGCCCCGGCCGCCGGCGGCGATGTCGTGCCGGCCCCCGTGCCCGGCGCTCTCGGGGAGGTCGGGCTGCCTCTCACCGGGTGGGATGCCGTGCGGCGGGCACGCTCGGCGGGGCGGCCGCGGGCGGGGGCCTATCTGGACGCCTACTTCACGCGCCGGCTCGCGATCTCCGGCGACCGGTGCGGCGGCGTCGACCCCGACGGGATGCTGTGCGGCTTCGGCGTCCACGAGGGCCGTACCGTCGCGTACGCCGCTCAGACGGGTGCGGCGACCCGGCCCGCCGGATACCGGACGGCCGTGCGGCTGATCCGGCTGGCCGAGCGGCTCGGCATCCCCGTGCTCACGCTGGTGGACACGCCGGGCGCGGCCAACGACGCCGAGGCGGAGCGCCAGGGTGTGGGCGCGGCGATCGCGGAGCTGTTCGGGGTGGTCGCCGCCGCGCGCACGCCGGTCACGACGCTGGTGATCGGCGAGGGCGGTTCGGGCGGTGCGCTGGCCCTGGCGGCGCCGGGCCGGACCTGGGCCACGCCGGACAGCTACTTCTCGGTGATCGCGCCGGAGGCGGCGGCGGCGATCCTCAAGCGGCCGCCCGAGCAGACCGAGGCGACCGCCGACCAACTGCGAATTCGTCCGCAGGACTTGGTCGAGCTGGGGGTGATCCGGGCCACGAACGCGCGGGGAACGCGGGACAACGGTGAGCACCGTCCGTGACAATGGGTGCGCACAGTGCCGCAGGAGACGGGAAGGGGCGACGGGGGACATCGTGGACGGACTGGTGGAGTTCAAGACCGACGACGGGGCCGTGGTGGCCGTCGAGGCGGTCGCGCAGGCGCGGCCGGGTTCGCGGCTCGTGGCCCGCGACGGGACGGTCCAGGCGGCCCGCACCTTCGAGGGGGCCCTGGAGGGCGTGCGGGCGGCCGCCGAGTCCGCGCTGCGGGTGTTCCGGGAGGGGACGCTGCGGCCCGACGGCGTGGAGATCGAGTTCGGGGTGAAGCTGTCGGCGGAGACGGGCGCGATCATCGCCAAGGGCACGGCGGAGGGACACCTCGTCGTGAAGCTGACCTGGTCGCCGTCAGCGGATTCGTGAACAGCGCCGCGTGGCACGCCCGGATCGAGACCGGGGGCGAGGTGGCGGGGGCGGGTTTCCTCGTCACCCCGACCACGGTGCTGACCTGCGCCCACGTCGTGCACGGCGCGGCCGCCGGCGCCCTGGCGGTGACGTTCACCGAGCTGCCCGGGTTCCCCACGGTGGCGGCCAGGGTGGTCGCCGACGGCGGCTGGGGCGGCGCGGCGACCGACCTCGGCGATCTGGCCGTCCTGGAGCTGGCCCGCCCGGTGGCGGCCGCCCCGGCCGCGCTGGCCCCGGTGGACGCGGCCGACGGCCCCCGCGCGGACCGGCCCCGCAAGCTCGTCGTCTACGGCTTCCCGGTCGGTTTCGACGAGGGCACGCTCGCCGAGTACCGCATCACCGCACGGCAGTTGCTCAACGGCGAGTGGATCCAGCTGGAGGCCTGGCAGCCGGGCGGGCAGCCGCTCGCGCCCGGGTTCAGCGGCGCGGCGGTCGCCCTCGCCGACACCGGCGAGGTCGTCGGCATGGTCACGGCGGCCGCGGGCGACCGGGGTGTGCGCAACGGGCGGATGATGCCGACCGAGGTCATGGCCCGTCACTGGCCCGCGCTGGAGGGGCTGGTGCCCACCTGCGACCATCGCAGTGCCGACCGGGCCCGGCTGCGCGAGCTGGTGGAGCGGGCGGTCCGCGAGGGCCTGGACGACGATCCGGGCCGGCGGGTGCGGCTCTACGAGGCGGCCCGGGGCCCGCTGGACCCGGACGCCCCCGAGGAGGGCTTCGACTCCCTGCGCGCGGCGGCCCTATTCGTGCTGTGCGAGGTCGACGGCGACGACGCGGCCGCCACCGTCGCCCGCTTCACCGCTCATGTGGAGTCCCTGTTCGCCGCCCCCGTCGAGGCGGCCGCCGCGCCCGTGTGGTCGCCCATCCTCGTCGACCTGCGGCGCAGCGGCGCGGGCGACGGGCGCGTCCTGGTCGAGGTGAGCGCCTACAGCGACGGTCGCCGCCATCCGGTCGGCTGCGACACCGTGCCGCAGGCCGGGGTGCGCGCCTACGTGCAGGACCGGATCGAGGCGGCCTTCCGTCATCTGACGCCCGGCTGCGACGAGTTGATCGCGTTCGCGCTGCCCCGGGAGTGGATCGACCTGCCGGTGGACCGGTGGGCGAGCGCCCCCGACGACGAGACGCCGCTCGGCTGCGTGTATCCGCTCGTGGTCACCGACCAGGCCCGCCGCCGGGCGGGGATGCGCCATCAGCTGGCCCGGGCGTGGAAGCGGCTGGACTCCGCGCCGGGGGCGCGGGTGCACCGGGTCGAGTGCGGCGGGCCCGAGGAGCCCCGCCGGCTGCGGATGCGGCTGCGGCGGGACGACGCCTGCCTGGCCGGGTTCGGCTCCGGTCCGGCCGCCTCCCGCACCCGCTCCCACTTCGACACCACGGTCAGCGCGCCCGCCCCGGTGGTCGTCTGGTCCCGCGAGGGCTGCGGCGCCGGGCCCGACGAGGACTGCGCGGGCGGGGACGGCTGTGCGGGCAAGGCGTTCCTGGACGAGCTGGACGCCTGTGTGTCGCGGGTGCCGCCCGGCGAACTCCCCCGCCTCGTGCTGGCGTTGCGCGAGGAGGCCGACGCGGAGGACGGCCACTGGGCGCACGACATCCAGCTGCTGTGGGACGACCCGCGCGTCTTCGCCGACCCGCACGGCGACCCGCCCGCCCACACCCGCTCCCCCGTGGCCTGAGCCGCCGCACCGAGTCACGCCGAGTTTCGGAGAACCATGCCCCACTGGTCCGTCTACACCGGGAACAGCGCGCCGCACGACGGCATCGACCGGCTGCCCGAGCCGCCGCCCTGGCGCTCGTTCGACGGCGCGCCCCTCGTGCCGTCGCCGCGGGACGCCGACGACGAGGCGGCCGTCTCGCCCGACCGCGTCCACCGGGCCCGCGCGTACGTGGCCACCGCGGAGAGCGTCCAGCTCGTCAACGCCGCGCTCGTGCTGCGCCGTCCGCTGCTGGTCACCGGGCCGCCCGGCACGGGCAAGTCGTCGCTGGCGTACGCGGTCGCCCGTGAGCTGGGGCTCGGCCCGGTGCTGCGCTGGAACATCACCAGCCGGTCCACGCTGGCCGACGGCCTCTACCAGTACGACCCGCTGTCCCGGCTGTACGCGGCCCGGCAGGCGGCGTGGCGCGAGCACGGGGAGGACGCCGCCCGCGGCGGGGTCGAGGACCATCTGCGGCTCGGCCCCCTGGGCACCGCCCTGCTGCCCTACGCCCGGCCCCGCGCGCTGCTCGTCGACGAGATCGACAAGAGCGACCTGGACCTGCCGAACGACCTGCTGAACGTGCTGGAGGAGGGGCAGTTCGAGATCCCCGAGCTGATGCGCGCGGCGCGGCTCTCCCCGGCGGACGCCACCGCCGAGGTGCTGGCCGACGGCTCGGACGTGCCGGTCGCCGTGGCCCGCGGCCGGGTGCGCTGCCGGGCCTTCCCGTTCGTCGTCCTGACCAGCAACGGCGAGCGCGAGTTCCCGCCCGCGTTCCTGCGCCGCTGCGTCCGGCTGAAGCTGCGCCGCCCCGACCGCGAGCAGCTCACCCATATCGTCCGGGCCCATCTCGACACCCCGCCCGGCGAGGCGGAGCATCTCATCGACCGGTTCCTGGCCCGCGCCGCCGACGGCGAACTCGCCACCGACCAGTTGCTGAACGCCCTCTACCTCACGGGCGTCACCGGTCTGGACGTGGCGTCCCGCGACGCGCTGGCCGAGCAGTTGATGCCCTATCTGGGCGCCACGGCGGACGGCGATGGCTTCTGAGGCGGCGGGCGGTGACCGGTCCGCCCTCGAACGGCTGACGCGGCTGCTGACGGCGGCCTCGGACACCGCGCCCACCCCGCGCGAGCTCGCCGAACTGCTGTGGCTGGCACGCCGGTTACCCGCCCCGGACGGCGCGGACGACGCGGGCGGTCCGGAGGGTGCGGGCGGGCCGGACGCGGCGGACGCCCGCACCGGGCCGGCCGCGCGGGCGGCGGCGGACGCTGCCGGGCCGCCGGCGGGGGAGCCGTCCGCCGGATCCGCGCCGCCGGCCGGCGCCCCCGGCCCGCCGGATCCCGCGCCCGCCCCGGCCCCCCGCATCCCGCTGCGTCTGCCCTCCCCCGCCGCCGCCCCCCGGGCGCCCGGTGAGCCGGGCTCCGCCGGCGGCCGGACGCTGCTCGCCCCCGCGCCGCCGATGCTGCCGCGCCCGCTCGCGTTGCAGCGCGCCCTGCGCCCGCTGAAGCGGACGGTGCCCTCGGCGCGCGCCCGTCTCCTGGACGAGCGGGCCACGGCCGACCGCATCGCCCGCCTCGGCGCTCATCCGGACGTCTGGCTGCCCGTCCTGTGCCCGGCGCGCGACCGCTGGCTGCGCCTGAGCCTCGTCCACGACACGGGCCCGACGATGCCGGTCTGGCGGCCCCTGGTGCGTGAACTGCACGCCGTGCTGGCCCAGTCGGGCGTCTTCCGCACGGTCGGCCTGCACCCGGCGACGCCCGACGGGCGGGCCCGGCAGGTGCCCGACGCGGCCGACGGGCGGACGGTCACCCTGGTCGTCAGCGACTGCATGGGCCCGCAGTGGCGGCCCGGCCCGGCGGGCGAGCGCTGGCACGCCGTCCTGCGGCACTGGGCCGCCCGGATGCCGCTGGCCGTCGTCCAGCCGCTGCCCGAGCGGTTGTGGCCCACGACGGCCCTGCCGGCCGAGCCCGGACTGCTGGCCTCCGCCGGCCCGGCGGCCCCGCTCGGCGCCCTGCGGTTCACCCCGTACGACCCCGAGGCCGCACCGCCGCCCGCCCCGGCCCTCCCCCTGCCCGTCCTGGAACCGGGCGCACCCTGGCTGGCCAACTGGGCGGCGCTGGTGGCCGCGCCCGGCGGCGCCCGCGTCCCCGGCGCGGCGGCCTGGCTGACGGCGGCCCCCGCGCCGTCCGCCGGGCAGGAGGCCCCCGATCCGGCCACGCTGCCCGCCCAGGACCTGGTCCTGCGGTTTCGCGCCACCGCCTCCCCGGAGGCGTTCCGGCTGGCCGGTCATCTGGCCCTCGCCGTGCCCTCCGTCCCGGTCATGCGGCTCGTGCAGCGCGCCGTGACCCGCGACCCGCGCCCGCAGCACCTGGCCGAGGTGATCCTCAGCGGCATGCTCACCACCGCCCCCGGCCCGCCGGGCTCGTACGACTTCCGGCCCGGCGTGCGGGAGTTGCTCCTGCGCACCCTGCCGCGCACGACCCGCGGCCGCTCCCGCGAACTCCTGGACCGCGTCGGCGGACTGATCGACGAACGGGCCGGCCTGACCACCGGCGAGTTCCGCGCCGAACCCGCCGGTCCCGGCGCCACCGCCCGCCCCGACTCCGGCGCCCCGGCCCCGGCCTTCGCGACGGTGGCCGAGGAGACGGTGCGCCGACTGGGCGGCGACGCCGCCCCGGACGCCGGATCCCACGACCCGCACGGCACGGCGACCGCGCCGACCGCCCGCGCCGAGCCCGCCGGTCCCGGCGCCACCGCCCGCCCCGACTCCGGTGCCCCGGCCCCGGCCTTCGCGACGGTGGCCGAGGAGACGGTGCGCCGACTGGGCGGCGACGCCGCCCCGGACGCCGGATCCCACGACCCGCACGGCACGGCGACCGCGCCGACCGCCCGGCCGGTGCTGCGTTTCGAGACCGACAGCGACCTCGCCGCCCGCCCCGAGGCCCGCATCACCCTCGAACTGGCCGTCCACGACGTCCTCGCCCGCGGGGCCCTGACGCCCCAGCAGTACGACGTCGGCGTCCTCCCGAGCGGCTACCTCGTGGAGATCCGGCCCGGCGCCTACCTGCTGCCGGTCCTCGCCGCCGCCCTGCGCCGGCTCCCCGGCCCGCTCGCCGGACTGCCCGAACCGCCCCGGCTGCGCGTCACGTTCCAGCACGGCCCGCCCGCCCCCGCCCTCGCGCCCCCGCCCGCGCTCGCGGAGAGCGCCGCCCCCGTCCTGCTCACCGTGCCGCCCGCCCTCTACGAGGACTTCGCGCTCAGCTCCGCCGCGGCCGGCCCGCACCGCTTCCGCCCCCTGTACGGCGACGCCCCGGACGGCCCCCCGCTCGCCTGGTGCTGCCCGCTGCCCGCGCCGCGCGACGCCGACGAGGAGCGGGACCTGGTGCGCGGGCCGCTGCTCACCCCGGACCTGCGCCGGCTCGGCATCCCCGCGCCGGGCCGCACCGCGATCGTCCACGCCCGCGCCGACGGCCCGCTCGCCCAGCTCAACGCCGCCGATCCGTACGAGGGCCGCCCGCCGCGTCCGGCGACCTACTACGAGGTCGACCTCGTCGCGCAGCACGCCGTCCACCGGATCGCCCTGCCCAGCTCCGGGAAGGGCGGGTTCACCGCCGTCGTCGACCTGACCTGGCGGGTGACCGACCCCGTGGCGTTCGTGCGGGCCGAGACCGCCGGAGTGGCCGAGCGGCTGCTCGCGCACGTGCGGGAGGCGGGGGGCCGCGTCACCCGTCACCACTCGGTGCGCCGGGCCGCGGGCGCGCAGCGCGCGCTCGACACGCAGCTCGGCGGCTGGCCGGTGCCGGGGCTGACGGTGACCTGCGCGGTCACGCTCACGCCGGACTACGCCCCGCCGCCCGAGACGCCCCACGCCGGCTCCGCCCGGCCGCTGGAGGAACTCCTCGCCGACGCCGAGACGGTGCTGTTCGGCTTCGACGGCCCGTTGACCCGCCTGTTCACGGCGGCGGCCGCCCGCGACGCCGCGCTCGACCTGCTCTCCCTCGTGGCCGAGCACCGCGATCCCGAGGACGCCTTCGCGGGCCGTCCGCCGGGCGATCCGGGCGCGGCCGGCCGGGAGCTGTTCGTGCACCCGCTGGACGTGCTGCGGGCCTTCGCCCGCGACCCGCTGGGCCCGCTCCTGCGGGACCGGCTGGCCGAACTGGAGCTGGCGGCGGTGCCGGACGCGCCCACGACGCACCACTCGGTCGTCCTCGTCCG encodes:
- a CDS encoding ATP-grasp domain-containing protein — translated: MARVALATYDPRPQAGKDADLPVLLEALREAGAEADGVFWDDADVDWASYDLVVIRSTWDYSWRADEFTAWAHKVASVTRLANPVGVVRWNTDKRYLGELAAAGVPTVPTRYLAPGEPAELPDAGEYVIKPASGAGARYAARYTPEGHERALDHLARMHAEGLTAMVQPYLRAIDTGGERALQFFGGRLLHASRKRAVLAPDTAFDAEKVAHPGLEPWTPTAAELAVAERALAAVPDAPELLYARVDLVDGDDGRPRVMELELVEPNLFLFLHPESTPKVVTEILAAAAEAEAR
- a CDS encoding acyl-CoA synthetase, with amino-acid sequence MPPLFPALTDDPSARPALRFGARSLTYAQLAAAAGAVAGRVRGAERVAVWATPSLETAVAVVGVLLAGVAAVPLNPKSGDKELGHILTDSAPALVLAAPDAELPAPLRDLRRVDVEVEAEADGGDDGKGDGNGASGAGVGVDAGAGVGGGPGARAGAAVGGEEPALVVYTSGTTGPPKGAVIPRRAIVATLDALADAWQWTEDDVLVHGLPLFHVHGLVLGVLGPLRRGGSVRHLGRFDPQGVSRELSGGATMLFGVPTMYHRIAEALPGDPALAEALAGARLLVSGSAALPVHDHERIAAATGRRVVERYGMTETLMNTAVRADGEARAGTVGLPLPGVELRLVEDDGSVLDALDGESVGEIQVRGANLFTEYLNRPDATAAAFTTDGWFRTGDVAVRDPDGYVRIVGRKATDLIKSGGYKIGAGEIENALLEHPGVREAAVTGEPDADLGERIVAWVVPADPQSPPAEGELADHVARRLAPHKRPRTVRYLDALPRNDMGKIMKRALPA
- a CDS encoding carboxyl transferase domain-containing protein, with the translated sequence MTTGRVSAREVIALVADDFVPLPHEERPSGPDAPLGWPGYDAARARAAERTGESESVVCGAATVAGVRAVLIAFEFGFLGGSLGERTGDRLVAAYTYAREHRLPVVPLVATGGSRMQEGMLALTQLQRVARESALTREAGLPQVAVLRDPTTGGGWATLGAGADVVLALPGAQVGFAGSRVRPPDADPAAYTAEAQVAAGAADAVVPAAELRDVLGLWLRLLTDCRTPADGSPPLDGGPAADAGSTADAGSAADAGSAADGGPAADAGSTADAGSTADAGSAADGGPAADAGSTADGDSRTDEGSRTESGPVDDKGPATGGSSAPHAGSPPDASPPPDASPSPDAGPSPDNAPAAGGDVVPAPVPGALGEVGLPLTGWDAVRRARSAGRPRAGAYLDAYFTRRLAISGDRCGGVDPDGMLCGFGVHEGRTVAYAAQTGAATRPAGYRTAVRLIRLAERLGIPVLTLVDTPGAANDAEAERQGVGAAIAELFGVVAAARTPVTTLVIGEGGSGGALALAAPGRTWATPDSYFSVIAPEAAAAILKRPPEQTEATADQLRIRPQDLVELGVIRATNARGTRDNGEHRP
- a CDS encoding CU044_2847 family protein, which gives rise to MDGLVEFKTDDGAVVAVEAVAQARPGSRLVARDGTVQAARTFEGALEGVRAAAESALRVFREGTLRPDGVEIEFGVKLSAETGAIIAKGTAEGHLVVKLTWSPSADS
- a CDS encoding VMAP-C domain-containing protein, encoding MNSAAWHARIETGGEVAGAGFLVTPTTVLTCAHVVHGAAAGALAVTFTELPGFPTVAARVVADGGWGGAATDLGDLAVLELARPVAAAPAALAPVDAADGPRADRPRKLVVYGFPVGFDEGTLAEYRITARQLLNGEWIQLEAWQPGGQPLAPGFSGAAVALADTGEVVGMVTAAAGDRGVRNGRMMPTEVMARHWPALEGLVPTCDHRSADRARLRELVERAVREGLDDDPGRRVRLYEAARGPLDPDAPEEGFDSLRAAALFVLCEVDGDDAAATVARFTAHVESLFAAPVEAAAAPVWSPILVDLRRSGAGDGRVLVEVSAYSDGRRHPVGCDTVPQAGVRAYVQDRIEAAFRHLTPGCDELIAFALPREWIDLPVDRWASAPDDETPLGCVYPLVVTDQARRRAGMRHQLARAWKRLDSAPGARVHRVECGGPEEPRRLRMRLRRDDACLAGFGSGPAASRTRSHFDTTVSAPAPVVVWSREGCGAGPDEDCAGGDGCAGKAFLDELDACVSRVPPGELPRLVLALREEADAEDGHWAHDIQLLWDDPRVFADPHGDPPAHTRSPVA
- a CDS encoding AAA family ATPase; the encoded protein is MPHWSVYTGNSAPHDGIDRLPEPPPWRSFDGAPLVPSPRDADDEAAVSPDRVHRARAYVATAESVQLVNAALVLRRPLLVTGPPGTGKSSLAYAVARELGLGPVLRWNITSRSTLADGLYQYDPLSRLYAARQAAWREHGEDAARGGVEDHLRLGPLGTALLPYARPRALLVDEIDKSDLDLPNDLLNVLEEGQFEIPELMRAARLSPADATAEVLADGSDVPVAVARGRVRCRAFPFVVLTSNGEREFPPAFLRRCVRLKLRRPDREQLTHIVRAHLDTPPGEAEHLIDRFLARAADGELATDQLLNALYLTGVTGLDVASRDALAEQLMPYLGATADGDGF
- a CDS encoding SAV_2336 N-terminal domain-related protein — protein: MASEAAGGDRSALERLTRLLTAASDTAPTPRELAELLWLARRLPAPDGADDAGGPEGAGGPDAADARTGPAARAAADAAGPPAGEPSAGSAPPAGAPGPPDPAPAPAPRIPLRLPSPAAAPRAPGEPGSAGGRTLLAPAPPMLPRPLALQRALRPLKRTVPSARARLLDERATADRIARLGAHPDVWLPVLCPARDRWLRLSLVHDTGPTMPVWRPLVRELHAVLAQSGVFRTVGLHPATPDGRARQVPDAADGRTVTLVVSDCMGPQWRPGPAGERWHAVLRHWAARMPLAVVQPLPERLWPTTALPAEPGLLASAGPAAPLGALRFTPYDPEAAPPPAPALPLPVLEPGAPWLANWAALVAAPGGARVPGAAAWLTAAPAPSAGQEAPDPATLPAQDLVLRFRATASPEAFRLAGHLALAVPSVPVMRLVQRAVTRDPRPQHLAEVILSGMLTTAPGPPGSYDFRPGVRELLLRTLPRTTRGRSRELLDRVGGLIDERAGLTTGEFRAEPAGPGATARPDSGAPAPAFATVAEETVRRLGGDAAPDAGSHDPHGTATAPTARAEPAGPGATARPDSGAPAPAFATVAEETVRRLGGDAAPDAGSHDPHGTATAPTARPVLRFETDSDLAARPEARITLELAVHDVLARGALTPQQYDVGVLPSGYLVEIRPGAYLLPVLAAALRRLPGPLAGLPEPPRLRVTFQHGPPAPALAPPPALAESAAPVLLTVPPALYEDFALSSAAAGPHRFRPLYGDAPDGPPLAWCCPLPAPRDADEERDLVRGPLLTPDLRRLGIPAPGRTAIVHARADGPLAQLNAADPYEGRPPRPATYYEVDLVAQHAVHRIALPSSGKGGFTAVVDLTWRVTDPVAFVRAETAGVAERLLAHVREAGGRVTRHHSVRRAAGAQRALDTQLGGWPVPGLTVTCAVTLTPDYAPPPETPHAGSARPLEELLADAETVLFGFDGPLTRLFTAAAARDAALDLLSLVAEHRDPEDAFAGRPPGDPGAAGRELFVHPLDVLRAFARDPLGPLLRDRLAELELAAVPDAPTTHHSVVLVRTLHAAGRRVGVATDVCEAAVRRHLEFHRLALPAGVHGRADDLGLLTPNPQGLLRALRPLGTPAAGAVLIGSTLAELTAARAAGLRFVGLARNPTAARSLARAGGDVTVPSLTPVLEAARAL